In one window of Psychrobacter sp. P2G3 DNA:
- the ribD gene encoding bifunctional diaminohydroxyphosphoribosylaminopyrimidine deaminase/5-amino-6-(5-phosphoribosylamino)uracil reductase RibD, translated as MSIPNHAQDAQDRYFMMLAIEQAKQGLYTTRPNPAVGCVIVQAETIVGQGFHPKAGEPHAEVFALKDAGAQAIGATAYVTLEPCSHTGRTPPCALGLIKAGVKRVVIAGLDPNPQVAGRGVRLLEQAGIAVTVGVLTEQAEALNRGFLKAMRTQMPYVRLKIATSLDGRTAMASGESKWITSAAAREDVQKLRAQSGAIITGSETVIADNPQLNVRSTQLGVSLKQVPAPMIVVLDRRQRLEHNPQANYQLCRQADTLYWREDNLTALLKNLVSEHQCYDVLVEAGASVAGSFLSQQLVDELIVYQAPCLLGAQARPMVDFNPLTLAQQLRFDIHRHEQLTPDLKLTLHPL; from the coding sequence ATGTCGATTCCAAATCACGCTCAAGATGCGCAAGACCGCTACTTTATGATGCTCGCTATTGAGCAAGCTAAGCAAGGTTTATATACCACTAGGCCTAATCCAGCCGTAGGCTGTGTCATCGTTCAAGCAGAGACGATAGTTGGTCAAGGATTCCATCCCAAAGCTGGTGAGCCCCATGCGGAAGTATTTGCGCTCAAAGATGCTGGTGCGCAGGCAATAGGAGCAACCGCTTATGTGACTTTAGAGCCTTGTAGTCATACAGGGCGTACGCCACCATGCGCTTTGGGTCTTATTAAGGCTGGTGTAAAACGTGTCGTGATTGCCGGTCTTGATCCTAATCCACAAGTTGCTGGACGCGGTGTGAGACTTTTAGAGCAGGCCGGCATTGCAGTCACGGTTGGTGTACTAACAGAGCAAGCAGAGGCATTGAACCGTGGGTTTTTAAAGGCGATGCGTACCCAAATGCCTTATGTACGTCTCAAAATCGCCACTAGCCTTGACGGTCGTACAGCGATGGCGTCTGGGGAGTCGAAATGGATTACCTCAGCAGCTGCTCGTGAAGATGTACAAAAACTACGCGCTCAAAGTGGCGCGATTATAACGGGCAGTGAGACCGTTATTGCTGATAATCCACAGCTTAACGTGCGCTCTACTCAGTTAGGCGTTTCACTGAAGCAAGTACCCGCCCCTATGATCGTTGTGTTAGATAGGCGTCAGCGTTTAGAACACAATCCACAAGCTAATTATCAGTTATGCCGCCAAGCAGATACGCTTTATTGGCGCGAAGATAACTTAACGGCATTACTTAAAAATTTAGTCAGTGAGCATCAATGCTATGACGTATTGGTAGAAGCGGGCGCTAGCGTCGCTGGTAGCTTTTTAAGCCAACAATTGGTAGATGAGTTAATTGTCTATCAAGCACCTTGTTTATTAGGAGCGCAAGCACGACCGATGGTCGATTTCAATCCCTTAACTTTAGCTCAGCAGCTACGGTTTGATATTCATAGACATGAACAACTAACTCCTGATCTTAAACTGACCTTGCACCCTCTATAA
- the nrdR gene encoding transcriptional regulator NrdR: MHCPYCNASETKVIDSRLAAEGAQVRRRRSCSSCQERFTTFEMVEVVMPRIIKSSGKIEPYDNEKLRRSILLPLQKRPITIDEQEAMISRIEKRVRQMGEREISSKVLGEIIMSELKALDDVAYVRFASVYRDFQDIDAFHQEIANIRPNEK, encoded by the coding sequence TGCACTGCCCGTATTGTAACGCGTCAGAGACCAAAGTTATCGACTCGCGTCTTGCTGCGGAAGGTGCGCAAGTGCGCCGTCGCCGTTCCTGTAGTAGCTGTCAAGAGCGGTTTACGACCTTTGAGATGGTAGAAGTCGTGATGCCAAGAATTATCAAATCAAGTGGCAAGATTGAGCCCTATGATAATGAGAAACTGCGTCGCTCTATTTTGTTACCTTTACAAAAGCGCCCTATCACGATTGACGAGCAAGAGGCGATGATTAGTCGTATTGAGAAGCGTGTCAGACAGATGGGAGAGCGGGAGATTAGCAGTAAAGTCTTGGGCGAAATTATCATGAGTGAGCTCAAAGCCTTAGACGATGTCGCTTATGTACGCTTTGCCAGTGTCTATCGTGACTTTCAAGATATTGATGCTTTTCATCAAGAGATTGCCAATATCCGTCCTAATGAAAAATAA
- a CDS encoding riboflavin synthase, with the protein MFTGIIESVGKVKSMQPTGGDIRLTIESDDLDFGDVKLGDSIASNGICLTVVEFGSNHYSVDVSRETIARTALEELKAGHIVNLEKAMLPTTRFGGHIVAGHVDGVGVVSKLQQDARSIYIEIEIPQEFAHYTATKGSITVDGISLTTNLVRDNIVSLNIIPHTAQVTNIAKHWLVGSKVNIEVDIVARYLERLINKSQTSGMNAPSPQSQITEAFLADNGFMK; encoded by the coding sequence ATGTTTACCGGAATTATAGAAAGTGTTGGAAAGGTTAAATCCATGCAGCCTACGGGCGGTGACATACGTTTGACGATAGAGTCTGATGATTTAGATTTTGGTGATGTAAAGTTAGGTGATTCTATTGCTTCAAACGGTATTTGTTTGACCGTCGTAGAGTTTGGCAGTAATCATTATTCTGTTGATGTCTCACGTGAAACGATTGCTCGTACAGCACTTGAAGAGCTAAAAGCAGGTCATATTGTCAACTTAGAAAAGGCGATGCTCCCAACGACTCGTTTTGGGGGACATATCGTTGCCGGTCACGTTGACGGAGTAGGGGTAGTCAGTAAGCTACAACAAGATGCGCGCTCTATCTATATCGAAATTGAGATACCACAAGAATTTGCTCACTATACGGCGACTAAAGGCTCTATCACGGTTGATGGTATTAGCCTGACGACCAACCTTGTACGTGACAACATTGTCTCTTTAAATATCATTCCTCATACCGCGCAAGTGACCAATATCGCTAAGCACTGGCTGGTTGGCAGCAAAGTTAATATCGAAGTGGATATCGTTGCGCGCTACTTAGAACGTTTAATAAACAAGTCGCAAACTAGTGGCATGAATGCGCCAAGTCCGCAAAGCCAGATTACAGAAGCTTTTTTAGCAGATAATGGCTTCATGAAATAA